A genomic segment from Cyprinus carpio isolate SPL01 chromosome A4, ASM1834038v1, whole genome shotgun sequence encodes:
- the drd4-rs gene encoding dopamine receptor D4 related sequence: MVNVTPSIDPAAAHERYNYLALICGVPLILIIILGNVLVCLSVFTERSLKTATNYFIVSLAVADLLLAVLVLPLYVYSEFLGGMWTLSMYICDALMTMDVMLCTASILNLCAISVDRYIAVVVPLKYNRNQFSIRQLALITATWVLSLGVASPVIFGLNQVPNRNPHVCKLEDNQFVVYSSICSFFVPCPVMLLLYYWMFRGLKRWSSGRSRSHLHRPPRGRRSLSLRLGAALQKEKGQGREKVVYLMPAGLSPTSLTATPNTPISPASPVTLPTDELAEGQMPAAESDPMTNQMDSVSDAENPERATEDDNGRENGVGKSHRSHAGRRHSKSNRVSGRERKAMKVLPVVVGVFLACWTPFFVVHVTKALCESCDIGPMLISVVTWLGYVNSAVNPIIYTAFNVEFRKVFHKLLCCRS; encoded by the exons ATGGTCAATGTGACGCCCAGTATAGACCCAGCGGCGGCCCACGAGAGGTACAACTACCTCGCGTTGATATGTGGCGTGCCTCTCATCCTCATCATAATTTTGGGCAACGTCCTTGTGTGCCTCAGTGTGTTTACTGAACGCTCCCTTAAAACCGCAACTAACTACTTCATCGTCAGTTTGGCTGTGGCTGACCTCCTGCTGGCCGTGCTGGTCCTCCCGCTCTACGTCTACTCTGAG tttctGGGAGGCATGTGGACTCTGAGTATGTACATCTGTGATGCCCTAATGACTATGGATGTGATGCTCTGCACTGCTTCCATTTTGAATCTATGTGCAATTAGTGTGGAcag GTACATTGCAGTAGTGGTCCCTCTGAAGTACAACAGGAACCAGTTTAGTATTCGTCAGCTAGCCTTGATCACAGCCACCTGGGTGCTTTCCCTGGGCGTAGCCAGTCCTGTCATATTTGGCTTGAACCAGGTGCCAAACAGGAACCCTCATGTGTGTAAGTTGGAGGACAACCAGTTTGTGGTCTACTCCTCCATCTGCTCATTCTTCGTCCCCTGCCCTGTCATGCTCCTCCTGTATTACTGGATGTTCAGGGGACTAAAGCGATGGAGCTCTGGCCGTAGCCGGTCACACCTCCACCGGCCACCCAGAGGGCGTAGGAGCCTGTCTTTGCGACTAGGAGCAGCTCTACAGAAGGAGAAGGGACAGGGAAGGGAGAAAGTAGTGTACCTCATGCCTGCAGGTCTTAGTCCGACATCTCTTACCGCTACCCCGAATACTCCAATCTCCCCAGCCAGCCCGGTTACCCTTCCCACAGACGAGCTGGCAGAAGGTCAGATGCCGGCAGCAGAGAGTGACCCCATGACCAACCAGATGGACAGTGTATCAGACGCAGAGAACCCTGAGCGAGCCACTGAGGATGACAACGGCCGGGAGAACGGTGTGGGGAAGAGCCATCGGTCTCATGCGGGACGACGCCACAGCAAGAGCAACAGGGTGAGCGGACGGGAGCGGAAGGCGATGAAGGTGCTGCCCGTGGTTGTGG GTGTGTTTCTGGCCTGCTGGACTCCTTTCTTCGTGGTCCATGTGACGAAGGCGTTGTGTGAGTCATGTGACATTGGGCCGATGCTGATCAGTGTGGTCACGTGGCTTGGTTATGTGAACAGTGCTGTAAACCCTATCATCTACACTGCCTTCAATGTGGAGTTCAGGAAAGTCTTTCACAAACTGCTTTGCTGTCGCTCATGA